One genomic segment of Ochotona princeps isolate mOchPri1 unplaced genomic scaffold, mOchPri1.hap1 HAP1_SCAFFOLD_4646, whole genome shotgun sequence includes these proteins:
- the LOC131478859 gene encoding eukaryotic translation initiation factor 3 subunit M-like — protein sequence MTTFVPLAPDSEGTASAAAAADWLLQIIVKENKERANAYYNQFLEQFELDATTGEQHIRDHMQLFELFLSEHALVFEYAAKARQQQQEPQGKKSYAEVLHEVEDFFSLLMAMVVLRMHDPEKAGHAAATFCAVFRSSTEMPEFRLHLLQCLYNAFPPSFPYRFTIFVAALEYAAETKLFHLMLPYVKYISDWMQDWNLTPAAKRQIFLILASELKKLGKSEEAYTFLKRHVQLFQHEKEEILTDGATVSAAAELIEDSIRLPDVMVFDDLVNLHAVQYLAHTSHAELFQLLRLFVNKGPVELESFKQHYPHVFENHGLNYDQCLAKIRLLAIASLVNRGKREMSLKSIADALRVDEAAAEEVAVQAIGQGTIDAKIDQMAKVVHIRSAMQREFGRPQWEELLERLECWQDGVRALLSTMKIVKQQVSAAAAAQASSNAMLPSNVSAGVSFGPGASGGGTPIPAAAPKLASSITEIREGGFIDSGAQDGEENEKKKPTYGTYLLVSRSMIKSISPKLQQQTETDVGEKAEKLYIRTRSNISVSSNTIRSVFSS from the exons ATGACGACTTTTGTACCCTTGGCGCCCGACAGTGAGGGCACTGcctcggctgctgctgctgccgactGGCTTCTACAAA taatagtaaaagaaaataaagaacgaGCGAATGCATATTACAATCAGTTCCTCGAACAATTTGAACTCGACGCGACAACAGGAGAGCAGCATATACGTGATCATATGCAACTCTTTGAATTGTTTCTGTCGGAGCATGCATTAGTCTTCGAATATGCAGCAAAAGCACGACAGCAACAACAGGAGCCGCAA GGGAAGAAGAGCTACGCGGAGGTTTTGCATgaagtggaagatttcttttcGCTGCTGATGGCGATGGTTGTCCTCCGCATGCATGACCCCGAAAAAGCGGGTCATGCTGCTGCCACTTTCTGCGCTGTTTTTCGTTCATCTACTGAAATGCCAGAGTTCCGCTTGCACCT actgcagtgtCTGTACAACGCATTCCCTCCGTCGTTCCCCTATCGCTTCACGATTTTCGTGGCCGCACTGGAGTATGCCGCAGAGACCAAACTTTTTCATTTAATGCTCCCCTATGTAAAATAC ATTAGTGACTGGATGCAAGACTGGAATCTGACGCCTGCTGCGAAGCGGCAGATCTTTTTGATATTAGCCAGTGAACTGAAGAAGCTTGGCAAAAG CGAAGAGGCCTACACGTTTTTGAAGCGCCACGTACAACTCTTTCAACACGAGAAAGAAGAAATTCTAACGGATGG ggcGACGGTGTCAGCAGCAGCGGAGTTGATTGAAGACAGCATCCGATTGCCAGACGTGATGGTGTTCGATGATTTAGTGAATTTACACGCAGTTCAATATCTGGCACATACATCGCATGCAGAGCTCTTTCAGTTACTGCGCTTGTTTGTCAATAAAGGTCCAGTAGAGTTAGAATCGTTCAAGCAACATTACCCCCATGTTTTCGAAAACCATG GTCTCAATTACGACCAGTGCCTCGCAAAAATTCGACTACTCGCAATCGCTTCGCTCGtaaacagagggaagagagagatgtcGTTGAAGTCTATAGCGGACGCGTTGCGTGTAGACGAAGCAGCTGCAGAGGAAGTAGCCGTACAAGCCATCGGCCAGGGCACAATTGACGCAAAAATTGACCAAATGGCAAAAGTTGTTCATATTAG ATCAGCAATGCAGCGTGAGTTTGGTAGGCCGCAGTGGGAAGAACTGTTAGAACGCCTGGAGTGTTGGCAAGACGGAGTGCGGGCTCTGTTGAGTACTATGAAGATTGTCAAGCAAcaagtgtctgcagcagctgccgcTCAGGCTTCTTCTAACGCAATGCTGCCTTCCAACGTATCTGCTGGTGTTTCGTTTGGACCTGGCGCTTCTGGCGGTGGTACTCCAATACCAGCTGCAGCTCCA AAACTAGCCAGCAGTATTACTGAAATACGAGAAGGCGGCTTTATTGACAGCGGAGCACAAGACGGAGAAGAAAACGAGAAGAAAAAACCTACATACGGCACATATCTACTCGTGAGCAGAAGTATGATAAA AAGCATTTCaccgaagctgcagcagcaaaCGGAAACGGATGTTGGAGAGAAGGCGGAGAAGCTCTATATTCGTACTCGTAGTAATATAAGTGTTAGTAGTAATACTATCAGAAGTGTTTTTAGTAGTTGA